The proteins below come from a single Tribolium castaneum strain GA2 chromosome 9, icTriCast1.1, whole genome shotgun sequence genomic window:
- the cmb gene encoding pericentriolar material 1 protein isoform X6: protein MSEDRRKMNRSSTGTVPKIKCRNNTTSCPNERDSPRSWTNNLTGDFHRLNLSDYLRNSRRNHCAMNVGTVEEQRLNPALNGSITPSSSSSRRNSSGTVPKCDNITKYPDKRQIEDKLSQIQEYLQITTSLMSSMKNTDDQADRNDNYSESATSHHNDLDEKIDHTNREMEMLRDQQMSLLCLQQKAENKLKDARQIQEKLLTASQYDVNSSINQRNKNLSSVQDFDIAIRELEERSKRLNEPRGSNSNLQDKLLAEMDSLQSQIVTMHNINDDRNQLIQVLDNRDTELRAQHLELQNKLSELQNKKSQVDQLVAQLQVLEETDEDDVGAQVRRIVTMKEQLSKLKDMLEIVKTTELNSNASQEEQDLACGICTKAENFLQKDGEKRRTPLNKQVNKNACDRGFGGAKPKSRTNSNKVALQVELEAKKRELEEIMGKHKAGTSNLNHDVGTDNKSEFSCSSNAYFDWAPIMSDHNRFDSSDSDEYSDPNQQFVLPTLNYPKSDHDYVAHHLQDTTTDRLSSIPRTPERRTPRAASEQGKNQVQKQLELIRSVCDSMLDQQGGTNVRNNLTPSSLYFEPRPMNTTAIVDPNYQSWLATNTLQTQAFMLNTLNQCCQMLWLQQRELISLRQTVNQLQDYGGNLASPLQSECRSRSNQKGGNQVAAACSMPNLNQYNIPPSVNLDPSSSYQNNMQNARLLDHCLNNVSDHNNSVLHAVNANTNQIPPTHMWNGQALNNQVAPGNRANNYWDNFRSYSRQNLLSTKSNEGFQNISNNPFTLVTTPKCNSDQMSSQENTPRRRTQFRNNNSVVPPDVLNVNKVDQRNINECDYNNESNSTISEEHTIFKESASRRNEWHEEQVDDHHTKSKLFEELRENVYKEVVTLISANETRPHFLIQLFRDLQMISSDPLRLKILQAIQTIITHNLTTNHTNRQVFEPQQSEPIDLQSTVWSKKIIKNQTATSRNTLDDNRVIKEIIPFLNDHEDDSITHPFLVSLKQVLLESESFQETVRDSVFKKHFSNVLDEVLAQYQGKKVHDVKMHFIQTVSDLLRGELSFIQLIQDTCPDGGELETFETNVNQEVTIQNGDLAEADQGRVEEDDGEVEEEGAVGGFWELPLEVSEDVEVPSTEFQNNAEAQTQFIKQGLDQVPTRLPTKSPSNTPSKDRSTSSRSDHHDLF, encoded by the exons ATGTCTGAAGACCGCAGGAAGATGAACCGTTCGAGTACTGGAACGGTGCCTAAAATCAAATGCAGGAATAACACTACTTCGTGCCCCAACGAACGTGATAGTCCTCGCAGTTGGACCAACAACTTG ACGGGCGATTTCCACCGCCTCAACCTCTCTGACTACTTGAGGAATTCCAGACGAAATCATTGCGCCATGAACGTCGGTACCGTCGAAGAGCAGCGCTTGAATCCTGCGT TAAACGGTTCCATCACTCCAAGTTCATCCAGCTCACGCCGTAACTCTTCGGGAACGGTGCCCAAGTGCGACAACATCACCAAGTATCCAGACAAGAGACAAATTGAAGACAAGTTGAGTCAAATCCAAGAGTATCTCCAAATCACCACTTCACTCATGTCCAGTATGAAGAATACAGATGATCAG GCTGACCGCAATGACAATTACTCAGAGAGTGCAACATCACATCACAATGACCTTGACGAAAAAATCGACCATACAAATCGCGAAATGGAAATGTTGAGAGACCAACAAATGTCACTGTTGTGTTTACAACAAAAAGCCGAGAACAAATTGAAAGATGCTCGTCAGATCCAAGAAAAATTACTGACGGCTTCTCAAT ATGATGTTAACAGTAGTATCAACCAACGCAATAAGAATTTGAGCAGTGTGCAGGACTTTGATATCGCCATTCGAGAATTGGAAGAGAGAAGTAAAAGACTGAATGAACCTCGAGGTTCAAATTCGAATCTCCAAGACAAGCTTTTGGCCGAAATGGACAGTCTGCAAAGTCAGATCGTCACAATGCACAACATCAACGACGATCGAAATCaattaattcaagttttgGATAATCGAGACACCGAATTGCGAGCCCAACATTTagaattgcaaaataaattgagCGAActtcagaataaaaaatcacaagttGATCAATTAGTGGCGCAATTGCAAGTTTTGGAAGAAACTGATGAAGACGATGTTGGTGCACAAGTCAGGAGAATCGTAACAATGAAAGAACAATTATCGAAATTAAAAGATATGTTGGAAATTGTCAAAACTACGGAGCTGAATTCGAACGCATCACAAGAAGAACAAGATCTAGCATGTGGAATATGTACGAAAGCGGagaattttttacagaaagATGGGGAGAAAAGAAGAACTCCGTTGAATAAACAAGTGAATAAGAATGCATGTGATCGGGGTTTTGGAGGTGCTAAGCCTAAAAGTCGAACGAATAGTAATAAAGTGGCGCTTCAAGTGGAACTAGAAGCAAAAAAGAGGGAATTGGAAGAGATCATGGGCAAACATAAAG CTGGTACGTCAAACTTAAATCACGATGTTGGCACTGACAATAAATCGGAATTCAGTTGTTCAAGTAATGCGTATTTTGATTGGGCGCCAATCATGTCCGACCATAATAGATTTGACTCAAGTGACAG TGACGAATATTCTGACCCGAACCAACAATTCGTTCTTCCAACTTTAAACTATCCTAAATCAGACCATGACTATGTTGCCCATCACTTACAAGACACTACTACTGATCGTCTATCAAGTATACCTCGAACACCTGAACGTCGCACACCGCGTGCCGCTAGCGAACAGGGAAAAAATCAAGTACAAAAACAATTAGAATTGATACGAAGTGTTTGCGATTCTATGTTGGACCAGCAAGGGGGAACGAACGTCAGAAATAATCTAACTCCAAGTTCATTATATTTTGAACCCAGGCCTATGAACACCACTGCGATTGTGGATCCCAACTATCAAAGCTG GTTGGCAACAAATACTCTTCAAACACAAGCTTTCATGCTGAATACGCTCAACCAATGTTGTCAGATGTTGTGGTTGCAACAGCGCGAATTGATTTCGTTGAGACAAACTGTAAATCAATTGCAAGATTATGGCGGCAATTTGGCTTCACCTTTACAAAGTGAATGTCGCTCAAGATCGAATCAAAAAGGGGGGAATCAAGTGGCTGCGGCATGTTCAATgccaaatttaaatcaatataatATCCCACCTTCCGTCAATCTTGATCCTTCTTCTTCTTATCAGAATAACATGCAAAATGCTCGATTGTTAGATCATTGTTTGAATAATGTGAGTGATCATAATAACAGTGTGTTGCATGCTGTTAATGCTAACACTAACCAAATACCGCCAACTCATATGTGGAATGGACAAGCTCTAAATAACCAAGTCGCGCCTGGAAATAGAGCTAACAATTATTGGGACAATTTTAGAAG TTATTCCCGCCAAAACCTTCTTTCAACGAAAAGTAATGAAGGTTTCCAAAATATCTCCAATAATCCTTTTACATTGGTAACAacaccaaaatgtaattccgATCAAATGTCATCTCAAGAGAATACACCACGTAGAAGAACACAGTttcgaaataataattcagtTGTACCACCTGACGTCCTCAATGTTAATAAAGTCGATCAGAGAAACATAAACGAGTGCGATTACAACAATGAAAGCAATTCGACCATTTCAGAAGAACATACGATTTTTAAAGAATCAGCAAGTCGACGAAACGAATGGCACGAAGAGCAAGTTGATGATCATCATACCAA GTCGAAATTGTTTGAAGAATTGCGCGAAAACGTCTACAAAGAAGTGGTGACTCTTATTTCGGCCAATGAGACACGTCCACATTTCCTCATTCAATTGTTTCGTGATTTACAAATGATCAGTTCGGATCCGTTACGACTTAAAATTCTACAGGCAATTCAAACAATAATTACGCATAATTTAACAACGAATCACACAAATAGACAA gtttttgAGCCACAACAAAGCGAACCGATTGACTTGCAATCAACCGtttggtcaaaaaaaataataaaaaatcaaacagcCACGTCACGTAACACTTTG GATGATAATCGAGtgataaaagaaataattccgTTTCTCAACGATCACGAGGACGATAGTATAACTCATCCATTTTTGGTGAGTCTAAAGCAAGTTCTACTCGAATCTGAGTCGTTTCAAGAAACAGTGCGAGACTCGGTTTTCAAGAAACATTTTTCCAATGTTTTGGATGAGGTTTTAGCACAGTATCAGGGCAAAAA agTTCATGACGTGAAGATGCATTTTATTCAAACCGTCAGTGATTTATTGAGAGGCGAATTGTCTTTCATTCAGTTGATACAGGATACGTGTCCTGATGGTGGCGAACTCGAAACGTTTGAAACTAATGTTAATCAAGAAGTAACCATACAAAATGGTGATTTAGCTGAAGCCGATCAAGGGAGGGTGGAAGAGGATGATGGGGAAGTGGAGGAGGAAGGAGCGGTTGGGGGATTTTGGGAATTACCGTTGGAGGTTtct GAAGATGTAGAGGTGCCATCCACCGAGTTTCAGAACAATGCAGAAGCACagactcaatttattaagCAAGGTTTGGATCAAGTACCGACTCGTTTGCCGACTAAATCCCCTTCAAATACTCCGAGTAAAG ATCGGTCAACTTCATCACGTTCCGATCATCACGatctgttttaa
- the cmb gene encoding pericentriolar material 1 protein isoform X5 translates to MSEDRRKMNRSSTGTVPKIKCRNNTTSCPNERDSPRSWTNNLTGDFHRLNLSDYLRNSRRNHCAMNVGTVEEQRLNPALNGSITPSSSSSRRNSSGTVPKCDNITKYPDKRQIEDKLSQIQEYLQITTSLMSSMKNTDDQLGDANNLMQMINDLRDSEAKLVNILGNIEAEEQADRNDNYSESATSHHNDLDEKIDHTNREMEMLRDQQMSLLCLQQKAENKLKDARQIQEKLLTASQYDVNSSINQRNKNLSSVQDFDIAIRELEERSKRLNEPRGSNSNLQDKLLAEMDSLQSQIVTMHNINDDRNQLIQVLDNRDTELRAQHLELQNKLSELQNKKSQVDQLVAQLQVLEETDEDDVGAQVRRIVTMKEQLSKLKDMLEIVKTTELNSNASQEEQDLACGICTKAENFLQKDGEKRRTPLNKQVNKNACDRGFGGAKPKSRTNSNKVALQVELEAKKRELEEIMGKHKAGTSNLNHDVGTDNKSEFSCSSNAYFDWAPIMSDHNRFDSSDSDEYSDPNQQFVLPTLNYPKSDHDYVAHHLQDTTTDRLSSIPRTPERRTPRAASEQGKNQVQKQLELIRSVCDSMLDQQGGTNVRNNLTPSSLYFEPRPMNTTAIVDPNYQSWLATNTLQTQAFMLNTLNQCCQMLWLQQRELISLRQTVNQLQDYGGNLASPLQSECRSRSNQKGGNQVAAACSMPNLNQYNIPPSVNLDPSSSYQNNMQNARLLDHCLNNVSDHNNSVLHAVNANTNQIPPTHMWNGQALNNQVAPGNRANNYWDNFRSYSRQNLLSTKSNEGFQNISNNPFTLVTTPKCNSDQMSSQENTPRRRTQFRNNNSVVPPDVLNVNKVDQRNINECDYNNESNSTISEEHTIFKESASRRNEWHEEQVDDHHTKSKLFEELRENVYKEVVTLISANETRPHFLIQLFRDLQMISSDPLRLKILQAIQTIITHNLTTNHTNRQVFEPQQSEPIDLQSTVWSKKIIKNQTATSRNTLDDNRVIKEIIPFLNDHEDDSITHPFLVSLKQVLLESESFQETVRDSVFKKHFSNVLDEVLAQYQGKKVHDVKMHFIQTVSDLLRGELSFIQLIQDTCPDGGELETFETNVNQEVTIQNGDLAEADQGRVEEDDGEVEEEGAVGGFWELPLEVSEDVEVPSTEFQNNAEAQTQFIKQGLDQVPTRLPTKSPSNTPSKDRSTSSRSDHHDLF, encoded by the exons ATGTCTGAAGACCGCAGGAAGATGAACCGTTCGAGTACTGGAACGGTGCCTAAAATCAAATGCAGGAATAACACTACTTCGTGCCCCAACGAACGTGATAGTCCTCGCAGTTGGACCAACAACTTG ACGGGCGATTTCCACCGCCTCAACCTCTCTGACTACTTGAGGAATTCCAGACGAAATCATTGCGCCATGAACGTCGGTACCGTCGAAGAGCAGCGCTTGAATCCTGCGT TAAACGGTTCCATCACTCCAAGTTCATCCAGCTCACGCCGTAACTCTTCGGGAACGGTGCCCAAGTGCGACAACATCACCAAGTATCCAGACAAGAGACAAATTGAAGACAAGTTGAGTCAAATCCAAGAGTATCTCCAAATCACCACTTCACTCATGTCCAGTATGAAGAATACAGATGATCAG TTGGGAGACGCCAATAATTTGATGCAAATGATTAACGATTTGAGAGACAGTGAGGCGAAATTGGTCAACATTTTAGGAAATATTGAGGCGGAGGAACAG GCTGACCGCAATGACAATTACTCAGAGAGTGCAACATCACATCACAATGACCTTGACGAAAAAATCGACCATACAAATCGCGAAATGGAAATGTTGAGAGACCAACAAATGTCACTGTTGTGTTTACAACAAAAAGCCGAGAACAAATTGAAAGATGCTCGTCAGATCCAAGAAAAATTACTGACGGCTTCTCAAT ATGATGTTAACAGTAGTATCAACCAACGCAATAAGAATTTGAGCAGTGTGCAGGACTTTGATATCGCCATTCGAGAATTGGAAGAGAGAAGTAAAAGACTGAATGAACCTCGAGGTTCAAATTCGAATCTCCAAGACAAGCTTTTGGCCGAAATGGACAGTCTGCAAAGTCAGATCGTCACAATGCACAACATCAACGACGATCGAAATCaattaattcaagttttgGATAATCGAGACACCGAATTGCGAGCCCAACATTTagaattgcaaaataaattgagCGAActtcagaataaaaaatcacaagttGATCAATTAGTGGCGCAATTGCAAGTTTTGGAAGAAACTGATGAAGACGATGTTGGTGCACAAGTCAGGAGAATCGTAACAATGAAAGAACAATTATCGAAATTAAAAGATATGTTGGAAATTGTCAAAACTACGGAGCTGAATTCGAACGCATCACAAGAAGAACAAGATCTAGCATGTGGAATATGTACGAAAGCGGagaattttttacagaaagATGGGGAGAAAAGAAGAACTCCGTTGAATAAACAAGTGAATAAGAATGCATGTGATCGGGGTTTTGGAGGTGCTAAGCCTAAAAGTCGAACGAATAGTAATAAAGTGGCGCTTCAAGTGGAACTAGAAGCAAAAAAGAGGGAATTGGAAGAGATCATGGGCAAACATAAAG CTGGTACGTCAAACTTAAATCACGATGTTGGCACTGACAATAAATCGGAATTCAGTTGTTCAAGTAATGCGTATTTTGATTGGGCGCCAATCATGTCCGACCATAATAGATTTGACTCAAGTGACAG TGACGAATATTCTGACCCGAACCAACAATTCGTTCTTCCAACTTTAAACTATCCTAAATCAGACCATGACTATGTTGCCCATCACTTACAAGACACTACTACTGATCGTCTATCAAGTATACCTCGAACACCTGAACGTCGCACACCGCGTGCCGCTAGCGAACAGGGAAAAAATCAAGTACAAAAACAATTAGAATTGATACGAAGTGTTTGCGATTCTATGTTGGACCAGCAAGGGGGAACGAACGTCAGAAATAATCTAACTCCAAGTTCATTATATTTTGAACCCAGGCCTATGAACACCACTGCGATTGTGGATCCCAACTATCAAAGCTG GTTGGCAACAAATACTCTTCAAACACAAGCTTTCATGCTGAATACGCTCAACCAATGTTGTCAGATGTTGTGGTTGCAACAGCGCGAATTGATTTCGTTGAGACAAACTGTAAATCAATTGCAAGATTATGGCGGCAATTTGGCTTCACCTTTACAAAGTGAATGTCGCTCAAGATCGAATCAAAAAGGGGGGAATCAAGTGGCTGCGGCATGTTCAATgccaaatttaaatcaatataatATCCCACCTTCCGTCAATCTTGATCCTTCTTCTTCTTATCAGAATAACATGCAAAATGCTCGATTGTTAGATCATTGTTTGAATAATGTGAGTGATCATAATAACAGTGTGTTGCATGCTGTTAATGCTAACACTAACCAAATACCGCCAACTCATATGTGGAATGGACAAGCTCTAAATAACCAAGTCGCGCCTGGAAATAGAGCTAACAATTATTGGGACAATTTTAGAAG TTATTCCCGCCAAAACCTTCTTTCAACGAAAAGTAATGAAGGTTTCCAAAATATCTCCAATAATCCTTTTACATTGGTAACAacaccaaaatgtaattccgATCAAATGTCATCTCAAGAGAATACACCACGTAGAAGAACACAGTttcgaaataataattcagtTGTACCACCTGACGTCCTCAATGTTAATAAAGTCGATCAGAGAAACATAAACGAGTGCGATTACAACAATGAAAGCAATTCGACCATTTCAGAAGAACATACGATTTTTAAAGAATCAGCAAGTCGACGAAACGAATGGCACGAAGAGCAAGTTGATGATCATCATACCAA GTCGAAATTGTTTGAAGAATTGCGCGAAAACGTCTACAAAGAAGTGGTGACTCTTATTTCGGCCAATGAGACACGTCCACATTTCCTCATTCAATTGTTTCGTGATTTACAAATGATCAGTTCGGATCCGTTACGACTTAAAATTCTACAGGCAATTCAAACAATAATTACGCATAATTTAACAACGAATCACACAAATAGACAA gtttttgAGCCACAACAAAGCGAACCGATTGACTTGCAATCAACCGtttggtcaaaaaaaataataaaaaatcaaacagcCACGTCACGTAACACTTTG GATGATAATCGAGtgataaaagaaataattccgTTTCTCAACGATCACGAGGACGATAGTATAACTCATCCATTTTTGGTGAGTCTAAAGCAAGTTCTACTCGAATCTGAGTCGTTTCAAGAAACAGTGCGAGACTCGGTTTTCAAGAAACATTTTTCCAATGTTTTGGATGAGGTTTTAGCACAGTATCAGGGCAAAAA agTTCATGACGTGAAGATGCATTTTATTCAAACCGTCAGTGATTTATTGAGAGGCGAATTGTCTTTCATTCAGTTGATACAGGATACGTGTCCTGATGGTGGCGAACTCGAAACGTTTGAAACTAATGTTAATCAAGAAGTAACCATACAAAATGGTGATTTAGCTGAAGCCGATCAAGGGAGGGTGGAAGAGGATGATGGGGAAGTGGAGGAGGAAGGAGCGGTTGGGGGATTTTGGGAATTACCGTTGGAGGTTtct GAAGATGTAGAGGTGCCATCCACCGAGTTTCAGAACAATGCAGAAGCACagactcaatttattaagCAAGGTTTGGATCAAGTACCGACTCGTTTGCCGACTAAATCCCCTTCAAATACTCCGAGTAAAG ATCGGTCAACTTCATCACGTTCCGATCATCACGatctgttttaa
- the cmb gene encoding pericentriolar material 1 protein isoform X1, with translation MSEDRRKMNRSSTGTVPKIKCRNNTTSCPNERDSPRSWTNNLTGDFHRLNLSDYLRNSRRNHCAMNVGTVEEQRLNPALNGSITPSSSSSRRNSSGTVPKCDNITKYPDKRQIEDKLSQIQEYLQITTSLMSSMKNTDDQSYIQLGDANNLMQMINDLRDSEAKLVNILGNIEAEEQVKADRNDNYSESATSHHNDLDEKIDHTNREMEMLRDQQMSLLCLQQKAENKLKDARQIQEKLLTASQYDVNSSINQRNKNLSSVQDFDIAIRELEERSKRLNEPRGSNSNLQDKLLAEMDSLQSQIVTMHNINDDRNQLIQVLDNRDTELRAQHLELQNKLSELQNKKSQVDQLVAQLQVLEETDEDDVGAQVRRIVTMKEQLSKLKDMLEIVKTTELNSNASQEEQDLACGICTKAENFLQKDGEKRRTPLNKQVNKNACDRGFGGAKPKSRTNSNKVALQVELEAKKRELEEIMGKHKAGTSNLNHDVGTDNKSEFSCSSNAYFDWAPIMSDHNRFDSSDSDEYSDPNQQFVLPTLNYPKSDHDYVAHHLQDTTTDRLSSIPRTPERRTPRAASEQGKNQVQKQLELIRSVCDSMLDQQGGTNVRNNLTPSSLYFEPRPMNTTAIVDPNYQSWLATNTLQTQAFMLNTLNQCCQMLWLQQRELISLRQTVNQLQDYGGNLASPLQSECRSRSNQKGGNQVAAACSMPNLNQYNIPPSVNLDPSSSYQNNMQNARLLDHCLNNVSDHNNSVLHAVNANTNQIPPTHMWNGQALNNQVAPGNRANNYWDNFRSYSRQNLLSTKSNEGFQNISNNPFTLVTTPKCNSDQMSSQENTPRRRTQFRNNNSVVPPDVLNVNKVDQRNINECDYNNESNSTISEEHTIFKESASRRNEWHEEQVDDHHTKSKLFEELRENVYKEVVTLISANETRPHFLIQLFRDLQMISSDPLRLKILQAIQTIITHNLTTNHTNRQVFEPQQSEPIDLQSTVWSKKIIKNQTATSRNTLDDNRVIKEIIPFLNDHEDDSITHPFLVSLKQVLLESESFQETVRDSVFKKHFSNVLDEVLAQYQGKKVHDVKMHFIQTVSDLLRGELSFIQLIQDTCPDGGELETFETNVNQEVTIQNGDLAEADQGRVEEDDGEVEEEGAVGGFWELPLEVSEDVEVPSTEFQNNAEAQTQFIKQGLDQVPTRLPTKSPSNTPSKDRSTSSRSDHHDLF, from the exons ATGTCTGAAGACCGCAGGAAGATGAACCGTTCGAGTACTGGAACGGTGCCTAAAATCAAATGCAGGAATAACACTACTTCGTGCCCCAACGAACGTGATAGTCCTCGCAGTTGGACCAACAACTTG ACGGGCGATTTCCACCGCCTCAACCTCTCTGACTACTTGAGGAATTCCAGACGAAATCATTGCGCCATGAACGTCGGTACCGTCGAAGAGCAGCGCTTGAATCCTGCGT TAAACGGTTCCATCACTCCAAGTTCATCCAGCTCACGCCGTAACTCTTCGGGAACGGTGCCCAAGTGCGACAACATCACCAAGTATCCAGACAAGAGACAAATTGAAGACAAGTTGAGTCAAATCCAAGAGTATCTCCAAATCACCACTTCACTCATGTCCAGTATGAAGAATACAGATGATCAG tcgTATATTCAGTTGGGAGACGCCAATAATTTGATGCAAATGATTAACGATTTGAGAGACAGTGAGGCGAAATTGGTCAACATTTTAGGAAATATTGAGGCGGAGGAACAGGTGAAG GCTGACCGCAATGACAATTACTCAGAGAGTGCAACATCACATCACAATGACCTTGACGAAAAAATCGACCATACAAATCGCGAAATGGAAATGTTGAGAGACCAACAAATGTCACTGTTGTGTTTACAACAAAAAGCCGAGAACAAATTGAAAGATGCTCGTCAGATCCAAGAAAAATTACTGACGGCTTCTCAAT ATGATGTTAACAGTAGTATCAACCAACGCAATAAGAATTTGAGCAGTGTGCAGGACTTTGATATCGCCATTCGAGAATTGGAAGAGAGAAGTAAAAGACTGAATGAACCTCGAGGTTCAAATTCGAATCTCCAAGACAAGCTTTTGGCCGAAATGGACAGTCTGCAAAGTCAGATCGTCACAATGCACAACATCAACGACGATCGAAATCaattaattcaagttttgGATAATCGAGACACCGAATTGCGAGCCCAACATTTagaattgcaaaataaattgagCGAActtcagaataaaaaatcacaagttGATCAATTAGTGGCGCAATTGCAAGTTTTGGAAGAAACTGATGAAGACGATGTTGGTGCACAAGTCAGGAGAATCGTAACAATGAAAGAACAATTATCGAAATTAAAAGATATGTTGGAAATTGTCAAAACTACGGAGCTGAATTCGAACGCATCACAAGAAGAACAAGATCTAGCATGTGGAATATGTACGAAAGCGGagaattttttacagaaagATGGGGAGAAAAGAAGAACTCCGTTGAATAAACAAGTGAATAAGAATGCATGTGATCGGGGTTTTGGAGGTGCTAAGCCTAAAAGTCGAACGAATAGTAATAAAGTGGCGCTTCAAGTGGAACTAGAAGCAAAAAAGAGGGAATTGGAAGAGATCATGGGCAAACATAAAG CTGGTACGTCAAACTTAAATCACGATGTTGGCACTGACAATAAATCGGAATTCAGTTGTTCAAGTAATGCGTATTTTGATTGGGCGCCAATCATGTCCGACCATAATAGATTTGACTCAAGTGACAG TGACGAATATTCTGACCCGAACCAACAATTCGTTCTTCCAACTTTAAACTATCCTAAATCAGACCATGACTATGTTGCCCATCACTTACAAGACACTACTACTGATCGTCTATCAAGTATACCTCGAACACCTGAACGTCGCACACCGCGTGCCGCTAGCGAACAGGGAAAAAATCAAGTACAAAAACAATTAGAATTGATACGAAGTGTTTGCGATTCTATGTTGGACCAGCAAGGGGGAACGAACGTCAGAAATAATCTAACTCCAAGTTCATTATATTTTGAACCCAGGCCTATGAACACCACTGCGATTGTGGATCCCAACTATCAAAGCTG GTTGGCAACAAATACTCTTCAAACACAAGCTTTCATGCTGAATACGCTCAACCAATGTTGTCAGATGTTGTGGTTGCAACAGCGCGAATTGATTTCGTTGAGACAAACTGTAAATCAATTGCAAGATTATGGCGGCAATTTGGCTTCACCTTTACAAAGTGAATGTCGCTCAAGATCGAATCAAAAAGGGGGGAATCAAGTGGCTGCGGCATGTTCAATgccaaatttaaatcaatataatATCCCACCTTCCGTCAATCTTGATCCTTCTTCTTCTTATCAGAATAACATGCAAAATGCTCGATTGTTAGATCATTGTTTGAATAATGTGAGTGATCATAATAACAGTGTGTTGCATGCTGTTAATGCTAACACTAACCAAATACCGCCAACTCATATGTGGAATGGACAAGCTCTAAATAACCAAGTCGCGCCTGGAAATAGAGCTAACAATTATTGGGACAATTTTAGAAG TTATTCCCGCCAAAACCTTCTTTCAACGAAAAGTAATGAAGGTTTCCAAAATATCTCCAATAATCCTTTTACATTGGTAACAacaccaaaatgtaattccgATCAAATGTCATCTCAAGAGAATACACCACGTAGAAGAACACAGTttcgaaataataattcagtTGTACCACCTGACGTCCTCAATGTTAATAAAGTCGATCAGAGAAACATAAACGAGTGCGATTACAACAATGAAAGCAATTCGACCATTTCAGAAGAACATACGATTTTTAAAGAATCAGCAAGTCGACGAAACGAATGGCACGAAGAGCAAGTTGATGATCATCATACCAA GTCGAAATTGTTTGAAGAATTGCGCGAAAACGTCTACAAAGAAGTGGTGACTCTTATTTCGGCCAATGAGACACGTCCACATTTCCTCATTCAATTGTTTCGTGATTTACAAATGATCAGTTCGGATCCGTTACGACTTAAAATTCTACAGGCAATTCAAACAATAATTACGCATAATTTAACAACGAATCACACAAATAGACAA gtttttgAGCCACAACAAAGCGAACCGATTGACTTGCAATCAACCGtttggtcaaaaaaaataataaaaaatcaaacagcCACGTCACGTAACACTTTG GATGATAATCGAGtgataaaagaaataattccgTTTCTCAACGATCACGAGGACGATAGTATAACTCATCCATTTTTGGTGAGTCTAAAGCAAGTTCTACTCGAATCTGAGTCGTTTCAAGAAACAGTGCGAGACTCGGTTTTCAAGAAACATTTTTCCAATGTTTTGGATGAGGTTTTAGCACAGTATCAGGGCAAAAA agTTCATGACGTGAAGATGCATTTTATTCAAACCGTCAGTGATTTATTGAGAGGCGAATTGTCTTTCATTCAGTTGATACAGGATACGTGTCCTGATGGTGGCGAACTCGAAACGTTTGAAACTAATGTTAATCAAGAAGTAACCATACAAAATGGTGATTTAGCTGAAGCCGATCAAGGGAGGGTGGAAGAGGATGATGGGGAAGTGGAGGAGGAAGGAGCGGTTGGGGGATTTTGGGAATTACCGTTGGAGGTTtct GAAGATGTAGAGGTGCCATCCACCGAGTTTCAGAACAATGCAGAAGCACagactcaatttattaagCAAGGTTTGGATCAAGTACCGACTCGTTTGCCGACTAAATCCCCTTCAAATACTCCGAGTAAAG ATCGGTCAACTTCATCACGTTCCGATCATCACGatctgttttaa